The sequence CGCGTCCCAGCACGCGCCACCGCGTGTCGGGTTCGCAGTCTCGAGCGACACGTAAATCGCCGATATCGACCGATCAAACCGGCTCTCGCTCAAAAATCGTTGTTGATGGACGGTCGCCCCAAGTAGCCGTGACTCGAGTCACCGATCACGCGGACCCCCTAGCAGAAAGCACGTCCCGGAGCGCCGTCCGGTGGCACCGCTTCTTCTCGGTGTTCTCGAAACAGACCAGCGCCAGCGACTCGCCCGCGGCCAAGCGCGACTCGAGGTTCTCGATCGCCGCCCGCGCCTCGTCCGATTCCTCGAGATACTTCCGATACGCCTCCTCGAACCCGACCTCGTCCCACGCGGCGTTGTGGGCGCCCTCCTCGCAGAGCCCCTGCATCTTCATGTCCTCCTCACGCTGGCGGAACGTCTCGAGCAGGTCCGCCGGCGGCCCCAGTTCGGGTCGGTTCTCGTCGATGGCGCCGTGGAACCACGACGTGGGTTTGCGGACGACGCCGACGCGGGTCGCATCGGCGGGCAGCTCGACCAGTTCGTGCTGGATCGCGGCGACGTAGGTGTCGGTGAGCGTTCCGGTCCCTCCGTCAGCGTCCTCGCTCCCGACGATATCGCCGCTCTCGTCGGTCCCCGCGGGCTCGTGCTCGTCTGCGTCGACCATACCCTCGCTACGGGCGCCCTGCAGTTATATACCGCGCCGGACCGAACCGCCGGACCGAATGACCGGCGCCGATATCGACGACAGCGAAGACCCGAACGCCGACATCCAGTACCACCTCGAGGTCGGCCCCGAGGACGTGGCCGACACCGTGCTCCTGCCGGGGAACCCCGAGCGTCTCGAGAAGATCGTCGCCTTCTGGGACGACCACGAGATCGCGGCCCGCCACCGCGAGTACCGGACTGCCACGGGAACGTACGAGGAGACGCCGATCTCGGTCACGTCGACGGGGATCGGCAGCCCCTCCGCAGCGATCGCCGTCGAGGAACTCGCTCGAGTCGGCTGCGACACCTTCGTTCGGGTCGGCTCCTGCGGGGCGATCCAGCCCGAGATGGACGTCGGCGACCTCGTCATCACGACGGGGGCGGTCCGCCAGGAGGGGACCAGCGACGAGTACGTCCGCGAGGACTACCCCGCAACGGCCGATCAAGAGGTCGTCAGCGCCCTCGTCGCCGCGGCGGAGCGGCTGGGCTACGACTATCACACGGGCGTCACGATGAGTGCCGACTCCTTCTACGCGGGGCAGGGCCGCCCCGGTTTCGAGGGGTTCGAGGCCGCGGGCTCCGAGACGCTTGTCGAGGACCTCAAGGAGGCGAACGTGAAGAACATCGAGATGGAGGCCAGCGTGATCCTGACGCTAGCGAACCTCTACGGGCTCCGTGCGGGTGCAGTCTGTACCGTCTACGCCAACCGCGAGACCGGCGAGTTCCGCACTGAAGGCGAATCCCGCGCTGCCGAGACCGCGACGCTGGCAACGCACCTGCTGGCGAAGATGGACCGCATCAAACGCGAAGCCGGCGCCGATCGATGGCATGCGGGACTCTCGCTCGAGTAACGAGAACGCTACGAACCGACCGAAAAACGAGCGCTCAGTCCCGCATCCGGACGATCCCGTTTTCGAAGACCTTCCGATTGGGGACGATGTACTCCTCCGAGTCGTCCTCGATCTTCGTGACGAAGAGATCGACCTCCTGGACGATCCCCGTCTGGTCGCCGATGCGGATCTCGTCGCCGATCCCGTAGGGCTGGTTGAGAAGCAGATAGATCCCCGCCGCGCTCGAGATGAGGAAGTCCTTGAAGGCGACGGTGCCGACGATGACGATGCCG comes from Haloterrigena salifodinae and encodes:
- a CDS encoding DUF488 domain-containing protein — protein: MVDADEHEPAGTDESGDIVGSEDADGGTGTLTDTYVAAIQHELVELPADATRVGVVRKPTSWFHGAIDENRPELGPPADLLETFRQREEDMKMQGLCEEGAHNAAWDEVGFEEAYRKYLEESDEARAAIENLESRLAAGESLALVCFENTEKKRCHRTALRDVLSARGSA
- a CDS encoding nucleoside phosphorylase, which translates into the protein MTGADIDDSEDPNADIQYHLEVGPEDVADTVLLPGNPERLEKIVAFWDDHEIAARHREYRTATGTYEETPISVTSTGIGSPSAAIAVEELARVGCDTFVRVGSCGAIQPEMDVGDLVITTGAVRQEGTSDEYVREDYPATADQEVVSALVAAAERLGYDYHTGVTMSADSFYAGQGRPGFEGFEAAGSETLVEDLKEANVKNIEMEASVILTLANLYGLRAGAVCTVYANRETGEFRTEGESRAAETATLATHLLAKMDRIKREAGADRWHAGLSLE